The Calothrix sp. PCC 7507 DNA segment CAGAACTTACCCTGAGATTTCTGTAGAAAATATAGCTACTGTTCAGCGATTACCACAGATTTCTGTGCCGCCAACAGATAAAGTTCAGGAATTAACAATACCAAATAACATAAATCACCTTCCTGAAAGAGTAACCACCGCTACTGTAACTGCCAAAAAAACTTACAAAATAGTTTCTGTAGATGATAGTCCCACAATTCTGAAAGAAATTAGCCGTTTTTTAGAAGATGAAAATTTTTCTGTAGTGACAATTAACGAGCCACTAAAGGCTGTAATGTCAATTATTAGGCATAAACCAGACCTGATTTTACTAGACTTAAACATGGCGGGTATTGATGGTTATGAATTATGTCGAATTGTACGGAATAATTCCATGTTTAAAAATACTCCGATTATCTTCGTCACTGGCAATAAGGGACTTGTAGACAAAGTAAAAGCAAGATTAGTAGGGGCATCTGGTTATCTCACTAAACCTTTTACTCGCGCAGAATTACTGAAGATAGTTTTTATGCATTTAGCTTAAGTAGGGTGATGTAAATAAAGCTAACTAATGGTATTTGTCAAGAGTCAAGAGTCAAGAGTCAGGGGTCAAGAGTCAAGAGTCAAAACTTATTTCCCAATCCCCAGTCAACAGTCAACAGTCAACAGTCCCCAGTACCTTTTACGGAAAATTTATATGTCTACGGTTTTAGTTGTTGAAGATACTCCGTCTCAATTGGAATTAATTAATAACTTTTTGCGAGAGAGTGGGCACACGGTAATTAAAGCTTATGATGCCAAAGATGGGTTAAATAAGGCAGTTGAGCAGCAGCCGGATGTCATTATTACCGATGTAGTTATGCCAGGACTCAGTGGTTTTGAATTCTGTCGCCAACTCAAAAAAAATCCAGCAACCGAGAAAGTACCGATTATTATTTGTAGTTCCAAAAATAAAGAAATTGACCGGATTTGGGGGATGAAACAAGGTGCAGATGTTTATTTAACCAAGCCTTTTACTAGGCAAGAATTATTACGCGCTTTGCGATCTGTTGTTGATTAATTGGAGTTAAACGGTAAAAATGGCTAACACTCTCTACGATCGCGATCTTCAATTGTGGATTGAGCAAACCATAAGTCAATTAAGAAACGGCGAATTTGCATCATTGGATATTGAGCATTTGATTGAGGAACTAACGGATTTGGGTAGATCAGAAAAGAACGCTTTGAAAAGCAATCTGATTATCTTGTTAGCGCATCTACTCAAGTTAAGGATTCAACATGATGTGCCCGATATGATGAGGGGTAGCTGGTATAGTTCAGTGCTGGAACATCGACAGCGAGTTCTCAACAATTTGGCTGATACTCCTTCTCTCAAAAGTTTTCTAGTAGAAGCAGTGGAAAAAGCTTATCCAGATGGTCGAAAGCTAGCGATTAAGGAGGGTAAACTGGCTAAGTTTGGCGTTCCTATCCCAGAAGATAGTGAGTATCCCGCTACTTGTCCGTTTACGATCGCACAGCTTCTTGATGAGGATTTCTACGGGACTTGACCATTTGCTATTATTTGTCCTGGCGATCGCGTTCATCATTATTAGCCCAGTCACGCTACTATATTTTACGATCAGACAAGTTTTTTCAGCACATGGTTATCAATCTAGAAATTGACGAAAACTTAGTTCAAGAAGCACTCGAATTGGGTGGAAATCATACTCAGCGTGCTGTTGTTGAAGAGGCATTGAAAGAGTATGTGCAGCGTCGAAAACAATTAAAAATTCTGGAACTATTCGGCACAATTGAATACGACGATGATTATGACTACAAACAACTGCGCTAAAGAGTATGAAAGTCATCGTTGATACTTCCGTTTGGTCTTTGGCACTCAGACGCAATGATAAAGCTGATGACTCACCTCATACAACATTGTTTCGAGAACTAATCACTGATGGTCGAGTCGTCCTGCTAGGTTCTGTTCGACAAGAGATACTTTCCGGGATTCGT contains these protein-coding regions:
- a CDS encoding type II toxin-antitoxin system VapB family antitoxin, with the protein product MVINLEIDENLVQEALELGGNHTQRAVVEEALKEYVQRRKQLKILELFGTIEYDDDYDYKQLR
- a CDS encoding response regulator transcription factor; translation: MSTVLVVEDTPSQLELINNFLRESGHTVIKAYDAKDGLNKAVEQQPDVIITDVVMPGLSGFEFCRQLKKNPATEKVPIIICSSKNKEIDRIWGMKQGADVYLTKPFTRQELLRALRSVVD
- a CDS encoding DUF29 domain-containing protein, with the translated sequence MANTLYDRDLQLWIEQTISQLRNGEFASLDIEHLIEELTDLGRSEKNALKSNLIILLAHLLKLRIQHDVPDMMRGSWYSSVLEHRQRVLNNLADTPSLKSFLVEAVEKAYPDGRKLAIKEGKLAKFGVPIPEDSEYPATCPFTIAQLLDEDFYGT